In Spinacia oleracea cultivar Varoflay chromosome 5, BTI_SOV_V1, whole genome shotgun sequence, a single window of DNA contains:
- the LOC110784632 gene encoding pentatricopeptide repeat-containing protein At3g09040, mitochondrial isoform X2, translating into MYKKNSQFRRYFCKFTPIFAEKYISSTPPYQIAHGVYDHLLRLCLEQCGKVKRRQVFDEMPQRISQAFYACKVIHARSLILGFGLNGKLGNAILDLYAKCGNAGYTKRVFERLELRDVQGWNSIMSLYLRSGLLDRVVELFGSMRDLGVVPNPFSYAIVLSACGRMMLIEFGKQVHCDVIKMGYLCHSFCEGSLTDMYVKCNALGDARRMFDQLCSPSLVSWTAMITAYVQMGLLDEALKVFECMQSLGCVPDHVAFVTVISAFVNDGRLDKARELFTQMPLPSTVAWNVMISGYAKRGNEAEAVNFFLMMRKMGVPSSRSTLGSVLSATASLKRLDIGLPVHAQALKQGLDRNVYVGSSLLNMYAKCHKPESARQVFDSLDQRNIVLWNALLGGYVQNGFASEVVELFMDMKDGGLQADEFTYTSILSACGCLKRLDFGSQLHSVIIKTNFESNLFVGNALVDMYAKSGSLAEARQLFETIKGRDNVSWNAIIVGYVQEEEEDEAFGLFRRMISDGTPADEFAMASILSASANLKNLARGRQLHSLSVKYGLATSLFAGSSLIDMYVKCGVTETAREVFYRMHKWSVISMNALIAGLSQDNMEEAVKIYKLMLAEELCPSVITFANLLGACQSPCRFNLGRQIHCLLLKKGILYDDGYLGLSLLGMYMDSHSNEDANKLFLEFPEPKSAILWTSMISGLSQNNCHEVALGVYREMRSYNVLPDQATFASILKVCSFLTSLRDGTEIHCFVLRSGFNSDVLVCCAIIDMYAKCGDVRSSVQVFEEVDSKLDVILWNSIIVGLAKNGYVEDVLKMFGELMKSHVNPDEVTFLGVLSACSHGGKISEGRHVYNMMVNQCGIQPRNDHCACMIDLFGRWGFLEEAEGFIEKLQFEPDAKIWASYLGACKLHGDDARGKRAAEKLIDLDPHNSSAYILLSSIHASSGNWSEVDSLRRQMKEKRVLKFPGASWIDSVEDKVHNLH; encoded by the coding sequence ATGTACAAGAAAAACTCCCAATTTAGACGTTACTTCTGCAAATTCACACCAATTTTCGCAGAAAAATATATTTCCAGCACACCCCCATATCAGATTGCACATGGGGTTTATGACCATCTTCTAAGATTATGCTTGGAACAATGTGGCAAAGTCAAGAGACGCCAAGTGTTCGATGAAATGCCTCAGAGAATATCCCAAGCTTTTTATGCTTGTAAAGTTATCCATGCTCGGAGCTTGATCTTGGGGTTTGGGTTAAATGGGAAGTTGGGAAATGCAATTCTGGATTTGTATGCTAAATGTGGTAATGCAGGGTATACGAAAAGAGTTTTTGAGAGGTTGGAGTTGAGGGATGTACAGGGGTGGAATTCAATCATGTCACTGTATTTGAGAAGTGGGTTGTTAGATAGAGTTGTGGAGTTATTCGGATCAATGCGGGATTTGGGTGTGGTTCCGAATCCGTTTTCTTATGCCATTGTGTTGTCTGCTTGTGGTAGGATGATGCTGATTGAATTTGGGAAGCAAGTACACTGTGATGTTATAAAGATGGGTTATTTGTGTCATTCGTTTTGTGAAGGTTCTTTGACTGATATGTATGTTAAATGCAATGCTTTAGGTGATGCGAGGCGTATGTTTGATCAGTTGTGCAGTCCGAGTTTGGTTTCATGGACTGCCATGATTACAGCTTATGTTCAGATGGGTTTACTTGATGAGGCACTTAAAGTGTTTGAATGTATGCAAAGTTTAGGTTGTGTTCCTGATCACGTGGCATTTGTGACCGTGATTAGTGCATTTGTTAATGATGGAAGGTTGGACAAGGCAAGAGAGTTGTTTACCCAAATGCCTCTTCCAAGTACTGTAGCTTGGAATGTTATGATTTCTGGGTATGCAAAAAGAGGCAACGAGGCAGAAGCTGTAAATTTCTTCCTAATGATGAGAAAAATGGGTGTACCATCTTCTCGTTCTACTTTAGGAAGTGTTTTAAGTGCCACTGCTAGCTTGAAGCGTCTTGACATTGGATTACCAGTTCATGCTCAGGCACTTAAGCAAGGGCTTGACCGTAATGTTTATGTTGGAAGTTCTCTATTAAATATGTATGCCAAATGTCATAAGCCAGAGTCTGCAAGGCAAGTTTTTGATTCCTTGGACCAGAGAAACATTGTGTTGTGGAATGCATTGCTTGGGGGCTATGTACAGAACGGGTTTGCTAGTGAGGTAGTTGAATTGTTCATGGACATGAAAGATGGTGGTTTGCAAGCCGATGAATTTACGTATACCAGCATTTTGAGTGCATGTGGTTGCTTGAAAAGGCTGGATTTCGGAAGCCAATTGCATTCTGTGATAATTAAGACCAACTTTGAATCAAACTTATTTGTAGGCAATGCATTGGTTGATATGTATGCTAAATCAGGAAGTTTAGCAGAAGCAAGGCAGCTTTTTGAGACTATAAAGGGTAGGGATAATGTTTCGTGGAATGCAATTATCGTTGGGTATGTCCAAGAGGAAGAAGAGGATGAGGCTTTTGGCTTGTTTCGGAGAATGATATCTGATGGTACGCCAGCAGATGAGTTTGCAATGGCAAGTATACTCAGCGCTTCTGCTAATTTGAAAAATCTTGCCAGAGGAAGACAGTTACATTCTTTATCTGTGAAATATGGCTTAGCAACTAGCCTTTTCGCAGGAAGCTCCCTTATTGATATGTATGTCAAGTGTGGGGTGACAGAGACTGCACGCGAGGTTTTTTATCGGATGCATAAGTGGAGTGTGATTTCTATGAATGCTTTGATTGCTGGACTTTCTCAGGACAATATGGAGGAGGCAGTAAAAATCTACAAGCTTATGCTGGCCGAAGAACTATGCCCATCCGTAATCACTTTTGCTAATCTTTTAGGTGCATGTCAAAGCCCTTGCAGATTTAATCTAGGGAGGCAAATCCACTGCCTCTTGCTAAAGAAAGGGATCCTGTATGACGATGGATACTTGGGTCTATCTCTATTGGGTATGTACATGGATTCCCATAGCAATGAAGATGCCAATAAACTTTTCTTGGAGTTCCCTGAACCAAAGAGTGCAATACTGTGGACATCTATGATATCCGGTTTAAGTCAAAATAATTGCCACGAAGTGGCTTTGGGGGTTTATAGAGAAATGCGTAGCTATAATGTTTTGCCTGACCAAGCAACATTTGCTAGCATTCTCAAAGTTTGCTCTTTTTTAACCTCATTGAGAGATGGTACTGAAATCCACTGCTTTGTTTTGCGCTCTGGCTTTAATTCAGACGTGTTAGTTTGTTGTGCTATTATAGATATGTATGCCAAATGCGGAGATGTGAGAAGTTCTGTGCAGGTTTTTGAGGAAGTAGACAGTAAATTGGATGTCATTCTATGGAATTCGATTATAGTAGGATTAGCTAAAAATGGTTATGTAGAGGATGTACTAAAGATGTTTGGTGAATTAATGAAGTCACATGTAAATCCTGATGAGGTGACATTCCTGGGTGTTCTTAGTGCTTGTAGTCATGGAGGCAAAATAAGTGAAGGCCGTCATGTCTATAATATGATGGTTAACCAGTGTGGTATTCAGCCAAGAAACGATCATTGTGCCTGTATGATTGACCTTTTTGGTCGATGGGGTTTTCTTGAGGAAGCAGAGGGCTTTATCGAAAAGCTGCAGTTTGAACCTGATGCTAAGATTTGGGCCTCATATCTTGGTGCCTGCAAATTACATGGAGATGATGCAAGGGGAAAGAGAGCAGCAGAAAAACTGATTGATCTGGACCCTCATAATTCATCAGCATACATTTTGCTTTCAAGTATACATGCTTCCTCAGGTAATTGGAGTGAGGTTGATTCTTTGAGAAGGCAGATGAAAGAAAAACGTGTCTTAAAGTTTCCTGGAGCTAGCTGGATTGATAGTGTGGAGGATAAAGTTCATAACTTGCATTAA
- the LOC110784632 gene encoding pentatricopeptide repeat-containing protein At3g09040, mitochondrial isoform X1, whose translation MYKKNSQFRRYFCKFTPIFAEKYISSTPPYQIAHGVYDHLLRLCLEQCGKVKRRQVFDEMPQRISQAFYACKVIHARSLILGFGLNGKLGNAILDLYAKCGNAGYTKRVFERLELRDVQGWNSIMSLYLRSGLLDRVVELFGSMRDLGVVPNPFSYAIVLSACGRMMLIEFGKQVHCDVIKMGYLCHSFCEGSLTDMYVKCNALGDARRMFDQLCSPSLVSWTAMITAYVQMGLLDEALKVFECMQSLGCVPDHVAFVTVISAFVNDGRLDKARELFTQMPLPSTVAWNVMISGYAKRGNEAEAVNFFLMMRKMGVPSSRSTLGSVLSATASLKRLDIGLPVHAQALKQGLDRNVYVGSSLLNMYAKCHKPESARQVFDSLDQRNIVLWNALLGGYVQNGFASEVVELFMDMKDGGLQADEFTYTSILSACGCLKRLDFGSQLHSVIIKTNFESNLFVGNALVDMYAKSGSLAEARQLFETIKGRDNVSWNAIIVGYVQEEEEDEAFGLFRRMISDGTPADEFAMASILSASANLKNLARGRQLHSLSVKYGLATSLFAGSSLIDMYVKCGVTETAREVFYRMHKWSVISMNALIAGLSQDNMEEAVKIYKLMLAEELCPSVITFANLLGACQSPCRFNLGRQIHCLLLKKGILYDDGYLGLSLLGMYMDSHSNEDANKLFLEFPEPKSAILWTSMISGLSQNNCHEVALGVYREMRSYNVLPDQATFASILKVCSFLTSLRDGTEIHCFVLRSGFNSDVLVCCAIIDMYAKCGDVRSSVQVFEEVDSKLDVILWNSIIVGLAKNGYVEDVLKMFGELMKSHVNPDEVTFLGVLSACSHGGKISEGRHVYNMMVNQCGIQPRNDHCACMIDLFGRWGFLEEAEGFIEKLQFEPDAKIWASYLGACKLHGDDARGKRAAEKLIDLDPHNSSAYILLSSIHASSGPGCSSMGGGAFTELGSFFHKGDGRGLRRNLMSWNKSVESPVC comes from the exons ATGTACAAGAAAAACTCCCAATTTAGACGTTACTTCTGCAAATTCACACCAATTTTCGCAGAAAAATATATTTCCAGCACACCCCCATATCAGATTGCACATGGGGTTTATGACCATCTTCTAAGATTATGCTTGGAACAATGTGGCAAAGTCAAGAGACGCCAAGTGTTCGATGAAATGCCTCAGAGAATATCCCAAGCTTTTTATGCTTGTAAAGTTATCCATGCTCGGAGCTTGATCTTGGGGTTTGGGTTAAATGGGAAGTTGGGAAATGCAATTCTGGATTTGTATGCTAAATGTGGTAATGCAGGGTATACGAAAAGAGTTTTTGAGAGGTTGGAGTTGAGGGATGTACAGGGGTGGAATTCAATCATGTCACTGTATTTGAGAAGTGGGTTGTTAGATAGAGTTGTGGAGTTATTCGGATCAATGCGGGATTTGGGTGTGGTTCCGAATCCGTTTTCTTATGCCATTGTGTTGTCTGCTTGTGGTAGGATGATGCTGATTGAATTTGGGAAGCAAGTACACTGTGATGTTATAAAGATGGGTTATTTGTGTCATTCGTTTTGTGAAGGTTCTTTGACTGATATGTATGTTAAATGCAATGCTTTAGGTGATGCGAGGCGTATGTTTGATCAGTTGTGCAGTCCGAGTTTGGTTTCATGGACTGCCATGATTACAGCTTATGTTCAGATGGGTTTACTTGATGAGGCACTTAAAGTGTTTGAATGTATGCAAAGTTTAGGTTGTGTTCCTGATCACGTGGCATTTGTGACCGTGATTAGTGCATTTGTTAATGATGGAAGGTTGGACAAGGCAAGAGAGTTGTTTACCCAAATGCCTCTTCCAAGTACTGTAGCTTGGAATGTTATGATTTCTGGGTATGCAAAAAGAGGCAACGAGGCAGAAGCTGTAAATTTCTTCCTAATGATGAGAAAAATGGGTGTACCATCTTCTCGTTCTACTTTAGGAAGTGTTTTAAGTGCCACTGCTAGCTTGAAGCGTCTTGACATTGGATTACCAGTTCATGCTCAGGCACTTAAGCAAGGGCTTGACCGTAATGTTTATGTTGGAAGTTCTCTATTAAATATGTATGCCAAATGTCATAAGCCAGAGTCTGCAAGGCAAGTTTTTGATTCCTTGGACCAGAGAAACATTGTGTTGTGGAATGCATTGCTTGGGGGCTATGTACAGAACGGGTTTGCTAGTGAGGTAGTTGAATTGTTCATGGACATGAAAGATGGTGGTTTGCAAGCCGATGAATTTACGTATACCAGCATTTTGAGTGCATGTGGTTGCTTGAAAAGGCTGGATTTCGGAAGCCAATTGCATTCTGTGATAATTAAGACCAACTTTGAATCAAACTTATTTGTAGGCAATGCATTGGTTGATATGTATGCTAAATCAGGAAGTTTAGCAGAAGCAAGGCAGCTTTTTGAGACTATAAAGGGTAGGGATAATGTTTCGTGGAATGCAATTATCGTTGGGTATGTCCAAGAGGAAGAAGAGGATGAGGCTTTTGGCTTGTTTCGGAGAATGATATCTGATGGTACGCCAGCAGATGAGTTTGCAATGGCAAGTATACTCAGCGCTTCTGCTAATTTGAAAAATCTTGCCAGAGGAAGACAGTTACATTCTTTATCTGTGAAATATGGCTTAGCAACTAGCCTTTTCGCAGGAAGCTCCCTTATTGATATGTATGTCAAGTGTGGGGTGACAGAGACTGCACGCGAGGTTTTTTATCGGATGCATAAGTGGAGTGTGATTTCTATGAATGCTTTGATTGCTGGACTTTCTCAGGACAATATGGAGGAGGCAGTAAAAATCTACAAGCTTATGCTGGCCGAAGAACTATGCCCATCCGTAATCACTTTTGCTAATCTTTTAGGTGCATGTCAAAGCCCTTGCAGATTTAATCTAGGGAGGCAAATCCACTGCCTCTTGCTAAAGAAAGGGATCCTGTATGACGATGGATACTTGGGTCTATCTCTATTGGGTATGTACATGGATTCCCATAGCAATGAAGATGCCAATAAACTTTTCTTGGAGTTCCCTGAACCAAAGAGTGCAATACTGTGGACATCTATGATATCCGGTTTAAGTCAAAATAATTGCCACGAAGTGGCTTTGGGGGTTTATAGAGAAATGCGTAGCTATAATGTTTTGCCTGACCAAGCAACATTTGCTAGCATTCTCAAAGTTTGCTCTTTTTTAACCTCATTGAGAGATGGTACTGAAATCCACTGCTTTGTTTTGCGCTCTGGCTTTAATTCAGACGTGTTAGTTTGTTGTGCTATTATAGATATGTATGCCAAATGCGGAGATGTGAGAAGTTCTGTGCAGGTTTTTGAGGAAGTAGACAGTAAATTGGATGTCATTCTATGGAATTCGATTATAGTAGGATTAGCTAAAAATGGTTATGTAGAGGATGTACTAAAGATGTTTGGTGAATTAATGAAGTCACATGTAAATCCTGATGAGGTGACATTCCTGGGTGTTCTTAGTGCTTGTAGTCATGGAGGCAAAATAAGTGAAGGCCGTCATGTCTATAATATGATGGTTAACCAGTGTGGTATTCAGCCAAGAAACGATCATTGTGCCTGTATGATTGACCTTTTTGGTCGATGGGGTTTTCTTGAGGAAGCAGAGGGCTTTATCGAAAAGCTGCAGTTTGAACCTGATGCTAAGATTTGGGCCTCATATCTTGGTGCCTGCAAATTACATGGAGATGATGCAAGGGGAAAGAGAGCAGCAGAAAAACTGATTGATCTGGACCCTCATAATTCATCAGCATACATTTTGCTTTCAAGTATACATGCTTCCTCAG GACCTGGTTGCTCCTCCATGGGAGGTGGTGCATTTACAGAACTGGGATCATTCTTCCACAAGGGTGATGGAAGAGGCCTAAGGCGAAATTTGATGTCATGGAATAAAAG CGTCGAATCTCCTGTTTGTTGA